A single window of Oreochromis aureus strain Israel breed Guangdong linkage group 7, ZZ_aureus, whole genome shotgun sequence DNA harbors:
- the LOC116316029 gene encoding rhotekin-like codes for MNNNTQDTAVLQHIEREVRMREGTCKLLAACSQREQALEASKSLLTCNARILALLSQLQRMRKVQILQSVGCRPSDDLVPCTGKVALSDLRIPLMWKDSEYFKNKGELHRCAVFCLIQCGTEIHDTDLVMVDRTLTDICFENTIIFSEVSPGFQLRVELYSSCVVDEFSPGAIGSWRVSRLGGSLGCSSGKKIRAAFESAAVCGSISSGGDVRSGSVPPALSPDMLTLGPKYNLLAHTTLRIEHVREGFKTHDLSLSATEDNPFWLPLYGSMCCCLVAQPLCMIQPVISGQIKIKLSSEEDCNYPETVYGVLKRQALLCYQSQEDLESQDNPLLEIPIRKDTVVCLSDRDPANCQNIYINTEHQGEDITYMLTTYMLEDTQRWRKALCQHIYSMSHWKQCCDNLMKIQMPSSRKSITMKQGSLYHEIATPSSPRKQTEVPDLNTDMRSLLSTYYKESY; via the exons GATACTGCGGTGCTTCAGCACATTGAGAGGGAGGTACGCATGCGTGAAGGAACTTGCAAGCTACTGGCAGCATGTTCCCAAAGAGAGCAGGCCCTGGAGGCCTCCAAGAGCCTCCTAACTTGCAATGCCCGCATTCTGGCCTTGCTCAGCCAACTACAGAGGATGAGGAAAGTACAAATCCTACAAAGTGTGGGATGCAG GCCATCTGATGATCTGGTGCCATGTACAGGAAAAGTAGCACTTTCAG ACCTGCGAATCCCCCTCATGTGGAAAGACTCAGAGTACTTCAAAAACAAAGGAG AACTACATCGCTGTGCAGTGTTCTGCCTGATCCAGTGTGGCACAGAGATCCATGACACTGACCTGGTGATGGTAGACAGGACTTTGACTGACATCTGTTTTGAAAACACTATAATATT CAGCGAGGTAAGTCCAGGGTTTCAGCTTCGTGTTGAGCTGTACAGCAGTTGCGTGGTCGATGAATTCTCCCCTGGGGCCATAGGATCCTGGAGAGTGAGCCGTCTAGGGGGCTCTTTGGGATGCTCCTCTGGGAAAAAGATCCGTGCTGCATTCGAGTCTGCAGCTGTTTGCGGATCCATTTCCAGTGGAGGAGATGTAAGATCTGGAAGCGTGCCACCAGCATTATCACCCGACATGTTGACACT GGGACCTAAGTACAACCTGTTGGCTCACACAACCCTGAGAATTGAACATGTCCGGGAAGGTTTCAAGACACACGATTTATCACTTTCAGCAACAG AGGATAATCCATTCTGGTTGCCTTTGTATGGAAGTATGTGCTGTTGCTTAGTTGCTCAGCCTCTGTGCATGATTCAGCCAGTGATAAGTGGCCAAATCAAAATCAag CTCAGCTCAGAAGAGGACTGTAATTATCCTGAAACTGTCTATGGTGTCCTCAAGAGGCAAGCCCTTCTCTGTTATCAAAGTCAAGAAGACCTGGAGTCTCAGGACAATCCCTTGCTTGAGATTCCAATCAGAAAG GATACCGTTGTCTGTTTGTCTGACAGAGATCCTGCCAACTGCCAGAATATTTACATCAATACAGAACATCAAGGGGAGGACATAACTTACATGCTTACCACATACATGCTTGAAGACACACAGCGCTGGAGGAAGGCCCTCTGTCAGCACATCTATAGCATGA gCCATTGGAAACAGTGCTGTGACAACCTCATGAAGATACAAATGCCGAGCTCCAGGAAATCAATAACGATGAAGCAGGGATCTCTATACCATGAAATAG CAACACCCTCCTCGCCCAGAAAGCAAACTGAGGTTCCAGATTTAAATACTGATATGCGCTCTTTGCTCTCTACATACTACAAGGAAAG ttattgA
- the arid6 gene encoding AT-rich interaction domain 6 produces METQVQVNMAHNEFKERPKELVEEITEEQFLKELYLFMKKRDTPIERIPHLGFKQIDLFVMFKTVNDLGGYHQVTAQQLWKQVYNTLGGNPRSTSAATCTRRHYEKLLLPYECHVKGISIRSMLPHHQPKPFHFVAGYSKEEDDGDQRPAKRRLVSVPVYQNLHNLQTDRHGNLFPLSLHYPPYYHSSHNVLPPYIPVPPSILATQHPPAPKPQFPYSQPCLNSTERVKEPLEHLRYLAERYKTTSGLAEPLNLSVKASPQDISNNPVSSFAPPSASKNPKFLNKPSTLYAHHHTGTLTNEGSETQDGESSDGVAPSPYTMKAQDEQVVDVSVTAPSSSPVYDSALPLGTKAAAVAPKPCSPNTDLAVMPKEETKVIPQVMGLNLSQILPSLPQEKDGKMEIEIPLSVFHKLLKMCESSTMMHESKAPQPTQEGHPTERNWPNTNTFPTNLSFHTNPQRHSSAEDLTFRNVPNLTRNNKSQNQFMSYKFLASGGILKNAVSQDVLSTDQQDINKSYNSKSPSFWEAHKRETQSSPIEVESDSSPPRTQQDFAYKFYSDVQGGKQQTKTESSAMLTVNSSSAPLIQLTTEEVMKLKKIISSSL; encoded by the exons ATGGAAACACAG GTACAAGTGAACATGGCACACAATGAATTCAAAGAGCGACCCAAAGAACTGGTGGAGGAGATCACAGAGGAACAATTTCTCAAAGAACTCTACCTTTTTATGAAGAAGAGAGATACACCAATAGAAAGGATCCCACATCTGGGCTTCAAACAaa TTGATTTATTTGTGATGTTCAAAACTGTCAATGACTTGGGCGGCTACCACCAG GTGACTGCTCAGCAATTGTGGAAACAAGTTTACAATACACTTGGTGGAAACCCTCGAAGTACAAGTGCAGCCACCTGCACCCGCAGACACTATGAGAA gCTGCTGCTGCCCTATGAATGCCACGTGAAAGGCATATCCATCAGGTCCATGCTGCCTCATCATCAGCCAAAGCCATTCCACTTTGTTGCCGGCTACAGTAAAGAAGAAGACGACGGTGACCAGAGACCAGCGAAACGCAGGCTGGTATCCGTACCAGTCTATCAG AACCTTCATAACCTCCAGACAGACCGACATGGAAATCTCTTCCCTCTGTCTCTCCACTACCCTCCCTACTATCACTCAAGCCATAATGTTCTGCCCCCGTATATCCCTGTGCCCCCCTCAATATTGGCCACACAACACCCCCCTGCTCCCAAGCCCCAATTTCCTTACAGTCAGCCTTGTCTAAACTCAACAGAGAGGGTGAAGGAACCATTAGAGCACTTGCGTTACCTGGCAGAGCGGTACAAGACCACATCCGGGCTGGCTGAGCCCCTGAACCTCAGCGTTAAAGCATCACCCCAGGACATCAGCAACAACCCTGTTTCATCATTTGCTCCACCTTCAGCCAGCAAGAACCCAAAGTTTTTGAACAAACCATCCACACTATACGCCCATCATCATACCGGGACCCTGACAAATGAAGGCTCTGAGACACAAGATGGCGAGTCAAGTGATGGAGTTGCACCCTCTCCTTATACCATGAAAGCACAGGATGAACAAGTCGTTGATGTCAGTGTTACAGCACCCTCAAGCAGTCCCGTATATGACTCTGCTCTGCCACTGGGAACAAAGGCTGCTGCAGTGGCACCAAAACCCTGCTCTCCAAACACAGACCTTGCAGTCATGCCAAAAGAAGAGACAAAAGTGATTCCACAAGTGATGGGGCTCAATCTTAGTCAAATACTGCCCAGTCTCCCTCAAGAGAAGGATGGAAAAATGGAAATTGAGATACCCCTGTCAGTGTTTCATAAATTGCTCAAGATGTGCGAGTCCTCAACAATGATGCATGAAAGTAAGGCTCCTCAGCCTACTCAGGAAGGACACCCTACAGAAAGGAATTGGCCCAACACAAACACTTTCCCTACCAACCTGTCATTTCACACGAATCCCCAACGCCACAGTTCTGCTGAAGATCTAACCTTCAGAAATGTGCCAAACCTCACTCGCAACAATAAAAGCCAAAACCAATTCATGAGCTACAAGTTTTTGGCTTCAGGTGGCATTTTGAAAAATGCAGTCAGCCAGGATGTCTTGTCAACTGATCAGCAGGATATTAATAAGTCATACAACTCCAAGTCGCCCAGTTTCTGGGAAGCCCATAAGAGAGAGACCCAGTCATCCCCCATTGAAGTGGAAAGCGACTCTAGTCCCCCCAGGACTCAGCAAGACTTTGCTTATAAATTCTACTCAGACGTCCAGGGAGGGAAGCAGCAGACGAAGACGGAGTCTTCAGCTATGCTCACGGTCAATTCCAGCTCTGCTCCTCTCATTCAGCTCACCACTGAAGAAGtcatgaagctgaaaaaaatcaTCTCAAGCTCATTGTGA